One genomic segment of Ipomoea triloba cultivar NCNSP0323 chromosome 9, ASM357664v1 includes these proteins:
- the LOC116030400 gene encoding zinc finger protein 8: MEKNEQRETRDFMNVDSFSQLPFIRPTGTPMKAEKGIRLFGKDFGGGGGGAEDESESNDTNHAPAAAGKDNDSNGGESSRKFECHYCCRNFPTSQALGGHQNAHKRERQHAKRANLQSAMVHGGLSAADAQLYGLINYRIGSAPAAAPPMPYHHHHHSQPWSGGTRVYGSHVGSNPYSQPPINGSPLALWRVPTVSHNSPPQSAYFSRDRSMHPFLAKEAADLKPPSSMISSAAATHQIRFGYDPKPPSVKDNHVSLDLHL; this comes from the coding sequence ATGGAGAAGAATGAGCAGAGAGAGACTCGCGATTTCATGAACGTTGACTCCTTCTCTCAGCTTCCGTTTATCCGCCCTACCGGCACGCCGATGAAAGCGGAGAAAGGCATTAGGCTGTTTGGCAAAGACTTcggcggtggcggcggcggcgcggaGGATGAGTCCGAATCAAACGACACTAACCACGCGCCGGCCGCCGCCGGCAAAGACAATGACAGCAACGGCGGCGAAAGCAGCCGGAAATTCGAGTGCCACTACTGCTGCCGGAATTTCCCTACTTCCCAAGCCCTCGGCGGCCACCAAAACGCCCATAAGCGGGAACGGCAGCACGCCAAACGGGCGAATCTCCAATCCGCCATGGTCCACGGCGGCCTCTCCGCCGCCGACGCGCAGCTCTACGGCCTAATCAACTACCGCATAGGCTCCGCTCCGGCCGCCGCGCCGCCCATGCCTtatcaccatcaccaccactcCCAGCCGTGGAGCGGCGGCACTAGGGTTTACGGCTCCCACGTCGGCTCCAACCCTTACTCCCAACCTCCTATCAACGGAAGTCCACTCGCCCTATGGCGCGTCCCCACCGTTTCGCATAATTCGCCGCCGCAGTCGGCTTACTTCAGCCGCGACCGCTCAATGCATCCGTTTCTGGCAAAGGAAGCCGCCGATCTGAAGCCGCCGTCTTCCATGATCAGTAGCGCCGCCGCTACTCATCAAATCCGGTTCGGGTACGACCCGAAGCCTCCCAGCGTCAAAGATAATCACGTGAGTTTAGATCTACACTTGTAA